In Brienomyrus brachyistius isolate T26 unplaced genomic scaffold, BBRACH_0.4 scaffold44, whole genome shotgun sequence, the following are encoded in one genomic region:
- the srpx gene encoding sushi repeat-containing protein SRPX isoform X2, with the protein MHMSSDRFQCARSGYWSNGDDEDSYARRYKGTPWCAPIKVKHGYVSCRTPRGEHYLNVMGARCTIRCKKGYETYGSSEVLCLASKRWSASYACREIRCPKLDMPANGGYKCSDGSYFNSRCEFFCSPGYTLKGERFVTCLSSKTWSGGQSTCLDIEPPKIKCPSIRDKTADPGKLTVRVTWDTPEGKDTADGILTDVILKGNPPGTHFPEGDHKMSYTVYDRAGNKASCKFSVRVRVRRCGPLTPPENGYMKCDSDMDNFGATCMFSCMGGFELQGSSARVCQSSLTWAGAETTCLPMNINVGVRSAAALLDQFYEKRRVLIVSAPTAANHYYRFQMDNLQHAQCGLDLRHITVIELLGTYSAQIGRIRHRIIPPALALQLRLLLQISQSSYNMVLLDKQGVDKMRYTFPITAAELFTTIDTFPLRKDEMLLQQQAGQSCQS; encoded by the exons ATGCACATGAGCTCCGATCGCTTTCAATGTGCAC gATCGGGGTACTGGTCCAATGGAGACGACGAGGATTCTTACGCACGTAGATACAAAG GAACCCCATGGTGCGCCCCCATAAAGGTTAAGCACGGGTATGTGAGCTGTCGCACGCCACGGGGGGAGCACTACTTGAACGTGATGGGTGCCCGCTGTACCATCCGCTGCAAGAAGGGCTATGAGACGTACGGCTCCAGCGAGGTGCTCTGCTTGGCCAGCAAGCGCTGGTCTGCCAGCTATGCTTGCCGAG AGATTCGGTGCCCAAAGCTGGACATGCCAGCCAATGGAGGATACAAGTGTTCCGACGGCTCCTACTTTAACTCCAGGTGTGAGTTCTTCTGCTCTCCGGGCTACACGCTGAAGGGGGAACGTTTCGTCACCTGCCTGAGCAGCAAGACCTGGAGTGGAGGACAGAGCACCTGCCTGG ACATCGAACCCCCCAAGATCAAGTGTCCCAGCATCAGGGACAAGACGGCAGATCCTGGGAAGCTGACGGTGCGGGTGACTTGGGACACACCAGAGGGGAAGGACACGGCTGATGGCATCCTGACGGA cgtgATTCTGAAAGGAAATCCACCTGGCACCCACTTCCCCGAGGGGGACCACAAGATGTCGTATACGGTGTATGACCGCGCGGGAAACAAGGCCTCCTGCAAATTCTCAGTGCGGGTTCGAG TGCGCCGCTGTGGTCCGCTGACCCCGCCCGAGAACGGCTACATGAAGTGTGACAGTGACATGGACAACTTTGGTGCCACCTGCATGTTCTCCTGCATGGGCGGGTTCGAGCTGCAGGGCAGCAGCGCCCGCGTGTGCCAGTCCAGCCTGACGTGGGCCGGCGCTGAGACGACGTGCTTAC ccATGAACATCAACGTGGGTGTCCGCTCCGCAGCAGCCCTGCTCGACCAGTTCTACGAGAAGAGGAGGGTGCTCATCGTGTCTGCCCCCACTGCCGCCAACCACTACTACCGCTTCCAGATGGACAATCTGCAG CACGCCCAGTGCGGCCTGGACCTCCGGCACATCACGGTGATAGAGCTGCTCGGCACATACTCGGCGCAGATCGGCCGCATCCGACACAGAATCATCCCGCCCGCTCTGGCCCTACAGCTCAG GCTGCTGCTGCAAATCTCCCAGAGCAGCTACAACATGGTGCTGCTGGACAAACAGGGTGTAGACAAGATGCGCTACACCTTTCCCATCACGGCCGCCGAGCTGTTCACCACCATCGACACCTTCCCGCTGCGCAAGGACGAGATGCTGCTGCAGCAGCAAGCTGGCCAGAGCTGCCAATCCTAA
- the srpx gene encoding sushi repeat-containing protein SRPX isoform X1, with translation MRKGAAYVDMDCRAVAVFLVGVHLSFILGYEGSGYWSNGDDEDSYARRYKGTPWCAPIKVKHGYVSCRTPRGEHYLNVMGARCTIRCKKGYETYGSSEVLCLASKRWSASYACREIRCPKLDMPANGGYKCSDGSYFNSRCEFFCSPGYTLKGERFVTCLSSKTWSGGQSTCLDIEPPKIKCPSIRDKTADPGKLTVRVTWDTPEGKDTADGILTDVILKGNPPGTHFPEGDHKMSYTVYDRAGNKASCKFSVRVRVRRCGPLTPPENGYMKCDSDMDNFGATCMFSCMGGFELQGSSARVCQSSLTWAGAETTCLPMNINVGVRSAAALLDQFYEKRRVLIVSAPTAANHYYRFQMDNLQHAQCGLDLRHITVIELLGTYSAQIGRIRHRIIPPALALQLRLLLQISQSSYNMVLLDKQGVDKMRYTFPITAAELFTTIDTFPLRKDEMLLQQQAGQSCQS, from the exons ATGAGAAAGGGGGCTGCATATGTGGATATGGATTGCAGAGCTGTAGCAGTTTTTTTAGTTGGTGTTCACCTTTCTTTCATTCTGGGATATGAAG gATCGGGGTACTGGTCCAATGGAGACGACGAGGATTCTTACGCACGTAGATACAAAG GAACCCCATGGTGCGCCCCCATAAAGGTTAAGCACGGGTATGTGAGCTGTCGCACGCCACGGGGGGAGCACTACTTGAACGTGATGGGTGCCCGCTGTACCATCCGCTGCAAGAAGGGCTATGAGACGTACGGCTCCAGCGAGGTGCTCTGCTTGGCCAGCAAGCGCTGGTCTGCCAGCTATGCTTGCCGAG AGATTCGGTGCCCAAAGCTGGACATGCCAGCCAATGGAGGATACAAGTGTTCCGACGGCTCCTACTTTAACTCCAGGTGTGAGTTCTTCTGCTCTCCGGGCTACACGCTGAAGGGGGAACGTTTCGTCACCTGCCTGAGCAGCAAGACCTGGAGTGGAGGACAGAGCACCTGCCTGG ACATCGAACCCCCCAAGATCAAGTGTCCCAGCATCAGGGACAAGACGGCAGATCCTGGGAAGCTGACGGTGCGGGTGACTTGGGACACACCAGAGGGGAAGGACACGGCTGATGGCATCCTGACGGA cgtgATTCTGAAAGGAAATCCACCTGGCACCCACTTCCCCGAGGGGGACCACAAGATGTCGTATACGGTGTATGACCGCGCGGGAAACAAGGCCTCCTGCAAATTCTCAGTGCGGGTTCGAG TGCGCCGCTGTGGTCCGCTGACCCCGCCCGAGAACGGCTACATGAAGTGTGACAGTGACATGGACAACTTTGGTGCCACCTGCATGTTCTCCTGCATGGGCGGGTTCGAGCTGCAGGGCAGCAGCGCCCGCGTGTGCCAGTCCAGCCTGACGTGGGCCGGCGCTGAGACGACGTGCTTAC ccATGAACATCAACGTGGGTGTCCGCTCCGCAGCAGCCCTGCTCGACCAGTTCTACGAGAAGAGGAGGGTGCTCATCGTGTCTGCCCCCACTGCCGCCAACCACTACTACCGCTTCCAGATGGACAATCTGCAG CACGCCCAGTGCGGCCTGGACCTCCGGCACATCACGGTGATAGAGCTGCTCGGCACATACTCGGCGCAGATCGGCCGCATCCGACACAGAATCATCCCGCCCGCTCTGGCCCTACAGCTCAG GCTGCTGCTGCAAATCTCCCAGAGCAGCTACAACATGGTGCTGCTGGACAAACAGGGTGTAGACAAGATGCGCTACACCTTTCCCATCACGGCCGCCGAGCTGTTCACCACCATCGACACCTTCCCGCTGCGCAAGGACGAGATGCTGCTGCAGCAGCAAGCTGGCCAGAGCTGCCAATCCTAA